A genomic window from Nitrososphaerota archaeon includes:
- a CDS encoding SRPBCC family protein gives MTTVRKSIDIKAPVDTVFTYFARPEHVSDQMSDKGVGMTVIPMDIKNGMGVGTTFRIVGDFGGKRLEWDCETTEFVKESKISAKMTTGPFKKWDITTEFTPKAERLTTVTMTVNYEMPFGPLGGILNKVKFAKTAEKGMESALFKVRGLLEGNGSIPVYITLDAYQKLLAEKRKMNNIPVSTVLTAILDKYNEIEAKASN, from the coding sequence TTGACTACAGTTAGAAAATCAATCGACATCAAAGCTCCAGTTGACACCGTTTTTACATACTTTGCAAGACCAGAGCACGTCTCTGACCAAATGTCTGACAAGGGTGTAGGAATGACAGTCATTCCAATGGATATCAAAAACGGCATGGGTGTTGGAACAACATTCAGAATTGTCGGTGACTTTGGCGGAAAAAGACTGGAATGGGACTGCGAGACAACAGAGTTTGTCAAGGAAAGCAAGATCTCTGCTAAAATGACTACCGGACCATTCAAGAAATGGGACATTACAACTGAATTCACACCAAAGGCAGAGCGACTAACCACTGTTACCATGACAGTAAACTATGAGATGCCATTTGGTCCACTAGGCGGAATTCTAAACAAGGTCAAGTTCGCAAAGACTGCTGAAAAGGGAATGGAGAGCGCTCTATTCAAGGTTCGAGGACTGTTAGAAGGAAATGGCTCAATACCTGTATACATCACACTTGATGCATACCAGAAACTCCTGGCCGAAAAGAGAAAGATGAACAACATTCCTGTCTCGACGGTTTTGACTGCAATTCTGGACAAATACAACGAAATTGAAGCAAAAGCTTCAAACTAA